A region of the Acidimicrobiia bacterium genome:
GAAAAATTTCGACCGCACGACGCCTCCCGAGCCAACCTGTAGCAGCAGAGGCCTCGTCGAAGCGGGTTACGTCATCGACGGGGGCTGTGCCCCCGCTTAGAAGCACTGGTACGGGATGCCAGGAGTGCGAGGCCATCTGTGTTGGGGTCGAGTGGTCGCCCGTGACGACTATTACTCCGGTCCACGACCGCTCGATCCTGGGGATTACCTCCGCATCGACCATCTCGATAGCGGCACACTTTCTTTGAAAGTCCCCGTCTTCACCGGCCGCGTCGGTTGCTTTGAAGTGAAAATATACGAAGTCATACTCGCGGGCATGGCGCTCTACGACGGCCAGCTGCTCGTCGAGAGTTGGGGACAAGCCTTTGTCTTCCATACCGACCAGGCGTCCCAATCCCAAATACATCGGGTACTGTGCCAAGGCCAATGCTCGGAGCCTATACCTATCGGCAAACCGGGGAAGCGCAGGCCTTCTGGAGAACCCCCGCATCAATATGAAGTTACCCTGGGAGCGGCCTCGAAGAACCTCGCGGGCTTTATCCAGGAGGTGGCGCAACAGAGCAGCCGTCCGTTGGGCAGCGTGATCTTCTGCGGCTTCGGGGAGGGGACGAGGTTCCAAGGGCTTGACACCTGTGCGTTGCGGATCGGTGTCCACTATTGCGTCGGAAAGGTCGTCGCCCCGTAGCACCAGGAGGGCCCGGTGGTCTTTTTCCGGAAGGAAGAAAAGCTCGACCCCGGAGAGGTGGACATGTTGGGACAGCTCCTTGCAGATAACGGCGGTTTGCTCGGTTGGAAGCCGGCCAGCCCTGCGGTCGGAGATGGTGCCGTCAGCAGCAAGAGTGCACACGTTCAGGCGAGCCGCTAAATCGGTCGGCTGGAGGTCGAATCCTAG
Encoded here:
- a CDS encoding phosphoglycerate mutase (catalyzes the interconversion of 3-phosphoglycerate and 2-phosphoglycerate; this enzyme does not require the cofactor 2,3-bisphosphoglycerate as a phosphate donor; BPG-independent PGAM; aPGAM), with translation MDDPLSRIYHRLVQPDGLPIFMLVMDGLGGYRDSERPSELEAANHPNLDTLVAKGCAGLHDPVAPGITPGSGPGHLGLFGYDPLAYEIGRGALSAAGLGFDLQPTDLAARLNVCTLAADGTISDRRAGRLPTEQTAVICKELSQHVHLSGVELFFLPEKDHRALLVLRGDDLSDAIVDTDPQRTGVKPLEPRPLPEAAEDHAAQRTAALLRHLLDKAREVLRGRSQGNFILMRGFSRRPALPRFADRYRLRALALAQYPMYLGLGRLVGMEDKGLSPTLDEQLAVVERHAREYDFVYFHFKATDAAGEDGDFQRKCAAIEMVDAEVIPRIERSWTGVIVVTGDHSTPTQMASHSWHPVPVLLSGGTAPVDDVTRFDEASAATGWLGRRRAVEIFPIALAAAGRLSKYGA